The DNA region GTGCGTCGACGATCGCCCCGATCTCCCGCTCCGTCGTGACGCGGCGCACCCGCAAGGAATTGAAGAGCCGTCCGGACGCATCGCGCTCCACCGAGGTCGTGGCCCTGATCCGGCCGGGCCCGGCCGTCTCCACGGCCAGGACCCCCGAGGCGGACGAGCCGTGCGCGAGCTTCACGAAGACCCTGGGCATGCCGCGGTCCGCCATCCGCTCGCGTACGTCCGCCCAGTCCCGCACCACGGGCGCCGCGGCTCCCGAGGTCGGTGACGCCGGGACCGGCACCCCGGCGCCGTTCAGCACGGCATGGCAGAGCCGCTTGTCGAACAGCACCGCGACATCACCGGGATCGTCGAGCAGCGCGGCACCGGCGGCTGCCGCCGCCCGCGCCACCGCCCGCACGGCCGCGGTGAACCCGGCGTACCAGAGGGCGGTCCCTTCGACCCTGGTCGGGTCCCCGACCGTGCGGAGCAGCCGCTCCACCTCGGCGTCCTCACCGGGGGAGTCCATCCGTACGGTCTCGCCGGGCAGGAACGCGGCTCCGCCGCGCAGGACGTCCAGCCAGGGCACGACGCGCGCCGCCGGCAGCCCGGCGGCGCGCACGGCGTCCTGGAAGAGCGTGACCCGGCGGTTGCCGGGCACACCCACGACGGCGAAGCGCGGCGCCGGGCCGGCCGT from Streptomyces sp. NBC_01591 includes:
- a CDS encoding STM4014 family protein; protein product: MSPSASSTAGPAPRFAVVGVPGNRRVTLFQDAVRAAGLPAARVVPWLDVLRGGAAFLPGETVRMDSPGEDAEVERLLRTVGDPTRVEGTALWYAGFTAAVRAVARAAAAAGAALLDDPGDVAVLFDKRLCHAVLNGAGVPVPASPTSGAAAPVVRDWADVRERMADRGMPRVFVKLAHGSSASGVLAVETAGPGRIRATTSVERDASGRLFNSLRVRRVTTEREIGAIVDALAPDGLHIERWLPKATQHGRATDLRVVVVAGRATHAVVRTSHSPMTNLHLGGERGDLDAVRAAVEAAGGSWGEALAVCERAAACFPDTLCVGVDLLPSTGWRRFAVGEVNAFGDLLPRLTGLPGSGAEGLDTYAAQVAAVMNRARNHRATATA